One Coffea arabica cultivar ET-39 chromosome 5c, Coffea Arabica ET-39 HiFi, whole genome shotgun sequence DNA window includes the following coding sequences:
- the LOC113691000 gene encoding protein TIC 20-v, chloroplastic-like, translating to MATTILLSATVTPSLIHLHKPPLYSTIFSSSSSNPRIPSQLSIFHLTSPSKRSNFSRRNLVKAQSKGSNSADAPDRLISAICYFFPFFDGIQYGKYVITQFAPVQALVQPLVPAIKAIVLDVLLIFPDLLERTFNPRDGVGLDLLMSFDSTVFLYLLVCLIYGSSSCLLGQLPRLPLVAEAADRQVL from the exons ATGGCCACGACCATTCTTTTGTCCGCCACAGTAACTCCATCCCTCATCCACTTGCACAAACCACCGTTATACTCCACCATCTTCTCATCATCTTCTTCCAATCCCAGAATCCCGTCACAGCTGTCAATTTTCCACCTTACCAGCCCCTCAAAAAGATCAAATTTTTCCAGAAGAAACCTCGTAAAAGCTCAATCTAAAGGCAGCAACTCAGCTGATGCCCCTGACCGTTTAATCTCCGCCATCTGTTACTTCTTCCCCTTCTTTGATGGCATCCAGTATGGAAAGTATGTCATCACACAATTTGCACCGGTTCAAGCTCTCGTCCAGCCTTTGGTCCCAGCTATAAAG GCTATTGTTCTTGATGTGCTCTTGATTTTCCCTGATCTTCTGGAGAGGACCTTCAATCCAAGAGATGGGGTGGGGTTGGATTTACTGATGAGCTTTGACAGCACTGTGTTTTTGTACCTTTtagtttgcttgatttatgGTTCCTCTTCTTGCTTGCTTGGTCAGCTCCCAAGATTGCCCCTCGTTGCTGAGGCTGCTGATAGGCAAGTCTTGTGA